Proteins from one Amycolatopsis endophytica genomic window:
- a CDS encoding Rv1733c family protein, which produces MSGSGLRRFWRLLRPEGPLARPWDRWEARLFLVAILLALVAVPVSVLVVSQVYGTQASIARAQQTDRSPVMALVLAEAGTFVAGGPVSQVQEVPALWVLPDGTERTGPIAVAAGTDRGARLPIWVDGEGEPVPPPLSMFNALGIALSVGLLLWLGVVLVLALVVLGVHCALDRARAAAWAREWERLGQGRSGR; this is translated from the coding sequence ATGTCCGGCTCAGGGCTGCGCCGGTTCTGGCGGTTGCTCCGCCCGGAGGGCCCGCTGGCGCGCCCGTGGGACCGGTGGGAGGCCCGGCTGTTCCTGGTCGCGATCCTGCTGGCGCTGGTCGCGGTGCCGGTGTCCGTGCTGGTGGTGTCGCAGGTCTACGGCACACAGGCCTCGATCGCGCGGGCGCAGCAAACCGACCGGTCCCCGGTGATGGCGCTGGTGCTGGCCGAAGCCGGGACGTTCGTGGCGGGCGGACCGGTCTCGCAGGTGCAGGAGGTGCCCGCGCTGTGGGTCCTGCCGGACGGCACCGAGCGCACGGGCCCGATCGCCGTCGCGGCGGGCACGGACCGGGGTGCGCGGCTGCCGATCTGGGTGGACGGGGAGGGCGAGCCGGTCCCGCCGCCGCTGTCGATGTTCAACGCGCTGGGCATCGCGCTCAGTGTCGGATTGCTGCTGTGGCTCGGTGTGGTGCTGGTACTGGCGCTCGTCGTGCTCGGGGTGCACTGCGCGCTGGACCGCGCCCGTGCGGCGGCCTGGGCGCGGGAGTGGGAGAG